Proteins encoded in a region of the Zea mays cultivar B73 chromosome 2, Zm-B73-REFERENCE-NAM-5.0, whole genome shotgun sequence genome:
- the LOC542074 gene encoding alternative oxidase 1 encodes MMSSRAGSILLRHAGSRLFTAAAISPAAASRPLLAGGNGVPAVMLRLMSTSSPAAPTEAKDEAAKASKVGGDKKAVVINSYWGIEQNNKLARDDGTEWKWTCFRPWETYTADTSIDLTRHHEPKTLMDKVAYWTVKSLRFPTDIFFQRRYGCRAMMLETVAAVPGMVGGMLLHLRSLRRFEQSGGWIRALLEEAENERMHLMTFMEVAKPRWYERALVITVQGVFFNAYFLGYLLSPKFAHRVVGYLEEEAIHSYTEYLKDLEAGKIENVPAPAIAIDYWRLPANATLKDVVTVVRADEAHHRDVNHFASDIHCQGMQLKQSPAPIGYH; translated from the exons ATGATGAGCTCCCGGGCCGGatccatcctcctccgccacgccggctcccgtctcttcACCGCAGCGGCGATCTCTCCGGCGGCGGCCTCGAGGCCACTGCTCGCCGGCGGCAATGGTGTTCCGGCAGTCATGCTACGGCTTATGTCCACGTCCTCCCCCGCCGCTCCCACGGAGGCGAAGGACGAGGCAGCCAAGGCCTCCAAGGTGGGAGGAGACAAGAAGGCGGTGGTGATCAACAGCTACTGGGGGATCGAGCAAAACAACAAGCTAGCGCGGGACGACGGCACCGAGTGGAAGTGGACTTGCTTTAGG CCATGGGAGACGTACACGGCGGACACGTCCATTGACCTCACCAGACACCATGAGCCCAAGACGCTGATGGATAAGGTCGCATACTGGACCGTCAAGTCGCTGCGCTTCCCCACGGACATCTTCTTCCAG AGGCGGTATGGCTGCCGGGCGATGATGCTGGAAACCGTGGCTGCGGTGCCTGGGATGGTGGGCGGCATGCTGCTCCACCTGCGCTCACTCCGCCGCTTCGAGCAGAGCGGCGGCTGGATCCGCGCTTTGCTGGAGGAGGCCGAGAACGAGCGCATGCACCTCATGACCTTCATGGAGGTGGCGAAGCCGAGGTGGTACGAGCGCGCGCTCGTTATCACCGTCCAGGGCGTCTTCTTCAACGCATACTTCCTCGGCTACCTCTTGTCCCCGAAGTTCGCGCACCGCGTCGTCGGCTACCTGGAGGAGGAGGCCATCCACTCGTACACCGAGTACCTCAAGGATCTGGAGGCCGGCAAGATCGAGAACGTCCCCGCCCCGGCCATCGCCATCGACTACTGGCGCCTCCCCGCTAACGCCACGCTCAAGGACGTAGTCACCGTCGTCCGCGCCGACGAGGCTCACCACCGCGACGTCAACCACTTTGCATCG GACATCCATTGCCAGGGAATGCAGCTGAAGCAGTCCCCTGCGCCGATCGGATACCACTGA